The DNA segment GAGAAGGTAGCGCACAGTCCCTTGATTCAGGAGATTGTTGGCCCTTCTTCAAACACGGAAAATGAGAAGCAAGAGGTCACCCTGTCATCTTCAGAGACATTCGCTTTAATTTATGCGGAAGATGTTAATCAAATTTCCCCTGACATTGCCTCAAGCAAAAAGGAGGTTGAGCACAGTTCCACTAATTTGGAGGCCGGTGTCTTGACGCATGAGACAATCAACCATATACAAAAGATAGAAAATGTAAAGCCGGAGTTCGTCGTTCCATTTTCAGTGATTAAATTTGCATCACCGGATGTGGAGGGTGGAAACACAAATGAGAATCGAACAAGGAAATTGCCTCTACCTCAAAATCCTCTTATTGATACTGTCACTGCTCTTGATAAAAGCAAAGTAAGTATCTTTGACCTTCTTGCTCTAAAAAAACAATGTTGATTCTTTGAAGTGCATATTTTCAGTGTCGATTGTTTTGCAGCTAAGGAAAGTTACCCCACGAATTAAAGCTGAGATACCAAAAGTGGAGGAAAAAGATTCACTGTTGGAGCAAATAAGGACCAAGGTGAGTGCACATtgattgttatgaattttaatatctataatgTTATTTTCAGATGATTGCTCAATATCATTTTCATTTGACAGTCCTTCAACCTGAGACCTGCATTGGCGACAAAGCCTAGCATTCGAGGTCCCAGAACTAATCTTAAAGTTGCTGCAATTTTGGAGAAAGCGAATGCTATCCGACAGGTTTCTTGTTTCTTTGAACATGCATTTATGCTGTAGTATTGTGTAAATCAAGGTCATATTAATGAACCTGGAGAATATCACAGGCCCTGGCTGGCAGCGACGATGACGATGAGGATAGTTGGAGTGATTCATGAAAAGCAGTCAAGAGTTATTTTTGCCAAAGCATTTTTGCTACAGGAAATTTTCCTAACGCACGGTGGAATGGGGGGTGAAGATCATACCATGAATCCTATATCTACCCGACAGGCCTTTTGGTTTTTTCTTCTGTCCACCTCCATCTCTTAAAATAACTGATTCCCCTAGTGTTGATTTTATCCTGAAATAACACGTGGTCATAAATATTGTTTTATACATGAACAAAAGCAAAACTTATAAATGCACAGTTATTAATTTGTGTAAATAGTTGAGGGCATACATTCTTCTGTATAGTTGATGCCACAGATTTGAATTGTAAGAGGTCGCCTTCTTCAGTTTTGCTCTTTGTTACCAGCATTTTAGCTTGTCTTCATATGATAGAATATGTTGAATATAAAAACTGTTGGAAACGAGTTTCCTTGGTTTAACAATGGATACGGTGAATATTGAAAATTGAAGCATGTGAATTTGAGGTTTGTTGTTTCCATAAATGGCATCAAAATGGTAATATGGATCGAAAAGGAGCTGCCAGTAACTGCAATTTATCAGACATGAGCCTCCTCCCTCTACCTCCCGACAGATTTGATTTTCTCACTTAGGCCTGATTTTTAGTCTCCTGCAAAGTGCTTTGGAGAGTGCAATTCTGTGGTCATTTGGCCCGAATTTTAACAAGGATGCTGCTTCTAGCGACAGAAAACAATTAGAATTGACATATGGGGTAAACTTAAACCAAATGAACCGGTCGATCTTTACATAAATTCGGATAAGTGTATTAAGTTGCAGTCTGGTGATCAAAGCTGGCTGTTGTTTGCCATCATTCTTTACCATGTAAATCGGTATGGTACAGTTCATATTCGAGGATGCAGGTGTTTTGTCCCTACCAAGAATCAGCTGTTTACAAGCCATGACTCTTCTCCACCTGGAGGACTTGCTTACTCCCAATGGACTTGGCAGCCTGCCATACTTTTGTTCTTTAAGCTGAAGCTACCACAAGTCAACTTATTTCCAACGTGTGAACCTCTTGACTGTTAGTTCTTCCCATTCCCAGGTACTTCATTGTATTTTGTGTAATAATTTGTATATCAAGGTATTTTGGTAATGATCAAGGGACTGTAGTGGCAGCTATTCATGGCAGTCTTCCTGGAATTTCTGATCCTAAGATTGCTGAGGTGTTAGGGATCAGGGAAGCCCTCATTTGGCTAAAAGAATTGCACTTCACAAATATAATCCTTTCATCTGATGCTTTGTCAAAAGATCAACGAATCATGCTGGTCATTACCTTCTTTAATTTATGATGTAACTGTACTCAGACTTTGTTTGAATACATTTTtatgctttgttcaaaaaaaaaaaaaagtattttgGTGACCATCAATTGGAATATAATGTGAGTCAGATTCCGTTTGTTTCAGTGGAGGATTGATAGGTGGTTGTACATCCATAgttttttgtttaataatttGTACATCAAAATTTTCCTGATACACAATAAAGATCGTTTTTTGAGGCGCCTCTCATTGCCTTTTatagttttatttattgttCATATAAATGATAACATAAATAAAGTTTGTATACACTAATTGTGGCCAATTTAAATCTTGTGGCTACCAAAGTATCAAATGTAGGTCCAATGGTCTTACTCCCATAAAGCTGTTGTGCAAGACTTATCATCACCACCATTATTATTTTATGGAACCACGTGCATTAATTCCGTGTTTTGCAGTTTCCTCCGAATGATCCCAAAATGACGTCTTATcagaaaagaaattttttgttACCTTCCATAGTTATATTCTCTTATATTACGGTTGGGATTGATTTGTGAGGATTTGAGAAATGGATTTATAATGTGTTTAaagaatataattattattgaaattatttaatatgATATAATGAATTTGAAATATTGTTAATCAAAATAAGTCGACAATCATTGCAAATCTACTAACCTAAATATGACCTTaatgttttatgtttatgattgtatttaattttttttttttttttgagtattCAGTATTCGTCTAGATAAATAATTGTGACGATATATACCATGTTTTATGTTTATAGTCTCAGTAAAAAATTACTgaatgaattttaatttttgaattaaagtGTGTGTGTTTACTCCAGTTGACAATGATTCCATGTATAACATTACAAATGCTATTTTCGGTAACAAAATTCATCAATCTGGTGGAATTCAACTTCGGCATGTCGTCTACGCCAAGTAAAAGAAGTCATCaatcaatttattttatgtatttgatactattattattatattggtTCATATATGCATTTATTTTTCAagcatatattattattattaagcaCTAGTGCCCATTATTATATGGTTTTCAAAACAATAGTATGGTAAAGAAAATGATTAACCATGAtttgcttatatatatattttttttatcatatttaaCCAAATAAAAACGCAATTAAATCTGGACTTAATCAATACACATTGAAAAATAACAAATACGAGTTCtcatattattaaaaattatatatagaaGTACGATTACAAAAAAAActaacatacaaacatagataaACGTAGTTGAAAACATGTTGAGCATCAACTTCCTGGGTTGCCTTATTTGGTCAAGCATCATCTCAATTCACGAACCCAAAAAGTCAAAACTATAATTCAtaaatatgtatgtatataatatataacgAACATGCACGTCACCATGAAAAAAGAACGAATCATCTCCTACAGCGTACACCATAGGTGGTTGTTTCATGTTTGATGTTTGTGtcgattaaataaaaaaaaatatatttacagACGTGTTAGTGTGAAATTAGAATTAGGTGGGGGATGGATAGGTGAACTCGTCCGCAGGGGATCAAACCTCTTGTCTGAATCAGCCGCCAAGAGCTGGTCAAACCCACAAAAATTGACCAAAAAATGCAAAGTTTCCACGGTCAAAATTAAATGTAAGCTTCTAAGAAACTCCCTTTAATTTGTGTtcaatctatttatatttattttctacCTTCTTTCCCACACTGACCCCAAAAGATCTTTGATCCATTCAACTTATATGGCTTCTTCTGGAGGCAGCTTGAATACCTGTCAATCTCATCACCAAAGCTTCTCCAATTTCTCCACCCAATACTTCACTTCCGATCTTCTTGCTGCTGATCAATCTTCATCGGCCATGAATCAAGAGAAATCTTCTTTCAACTGGGTCAACTCCGATCACCAAAAAAGCATAGAAATCCCAAAGTACAAGTCGTTTCCGCCGTCTTCTTTGCCGGTTTCTCCGCCACCTGTTTCTCCTTCTTCTTATCTTTCCATTCCTCCGAGTTTGAGCCCTTCTGTGCTGCTTGATTCCCCTGTTCTTTTCTCTTCTGGCGCTAATGTAAGTTTGTTTCTTCAAGAGTATTCATTCATTTCTTGTATGTATCTCTTCTAATGTATTGAAATGTTGTCTTTGTTCAGGTTCTTCCTTCTCCGACAACCGGGGCTTTTGCTGCTAAGCTGGATCAGGAGGACACCAAGTTTTCTGACTTCTCTTTCCATTCCCTTACAAGGCCTTCTCATGATTCTGCATCATCCATTTTTCCCTCCAATTCTACGGTATATTTACGTTCTTTGATCAAGATTTACCAAGTTTCCGTGAAGGTTTTAGCTTCTTCTTTTTGCCAATAAAATTAGGCACATAGTAGTTTTCTATGTTATAAGATCATATTCAACTCTGTTAGGTTTGAATACGGGACTGATTCTCTCTTGCACTTTCTTGGTAAAATCTTGTGAAATTGATTAATAGATTGTACAATAATTGGAAAGAAGGATGAAATTTCTTTCTTAGTCTTGAATGTATAATTATATTCTATATGCAATTTGAAATGTCAAAGCaatttgtatatatttaataatgcTGCTGACAAGTCAACAATCAAACGTTTATCTAACAGGATTCATTCAGAAGACAACAGCAAGAAAAGGGAACGTTTCATTTACTTGACAAGCGAACTGAGTTTCCTACAATAAAGTCTGCACTAAAATCAGAACCATCCCAAATGCATAGTTTCGGTTCTCAAGAAATATCCACGATTCAAAGCAGCTTGGAGAATACATCTACCCCACAGCCTAATCAGTTGATCCAATATGGTCAACCATCTCAGTATGTTAGGGAGCAAAAAAGATCCGACGATGGTTACAATTGGAGGAAGTATGGACAAAAACAAGTCAAGGGAAGCGACAATCCTCGGAGTTACTACAAATGCACGTTTCCGAACTGTCCCACGAAGAAGAAGGTGGAGAGGAATTTGGATGGACACATTACTGAAATAGTATACAAAGGGAATCATAATCATCCGAAGCCTCAATCTACTCGGAGATCGTCGTCTAATAATTCGGTTCAGAATGTTGCATACAATAACTTTGGAATCCAAAACCAATCAAACTCGTTTCTTGAGAATGGTCAGATGGAATCTGTGGCAACCCCACCCGAGAATTCATCTGCTTCTTTTGGAGATGATGATTTTGAACAGGGATCCTCACTTAGTAACTCGAAAGATGAGGACGAGAATGAACCAGAGGCCAAGAGATGGTGAGTGGGATTAGGACCAAGTTTCTATAATCAGATGATGTCTGAAATCAATCAATAGCATGGATTCTAATCTTACATGATGTTGTTTTTCAGGAAAGGGGAAAATGAGAATGAAGGGATATCAACTGCTGGTAGTAGAACCGTTCGAGAGCCAAGAATCGTCGTTCAAACGACAAGTGATATCGACATTCTTGACGATGGTTATAGATGGAGGAAGTATGGACAGAAAGTGGTTAAGGGCAACCCGAATCCTAGGTAAATATCTGGCTTTGTCTAAGGTTAGTGTTCGGACGAGCTTCTTAGAAaagcacttctcaacttttaCGTTaacaaatatttgaaattttgttaacgaaaagctgagaagtTATTCTAGAAGCTCTCACAAACACTAACTAAGTCTGTAACCAAATTGAGACAagtacatatataatatatatctcaGATTTGAAAACAAAACCTTAATGACTGCTATTCTCACATTCCTGCAGGAGCTACTACAAATGCACATACAATGGTTGTCCGGTTAGGAAACATGTAGAGCGAGCATCCCACGACTTAAGGGCGGTGATCACTACATACGAGGGGAAGCACAACCATGATGTCCCCGCAGCACGCGGTAGTGGCAGCTACACTATGAGCAGGCCGCCACCAACCGCCGCCAACAACGCCCCAACCGCAATAAGACCCTCTGCTATCGGCACCCATTCCAACGGGACAAGCTACCCGAACCCGACGAGAATGCAAACAATGCAACACCAAACACCATACACACTTCAAATGCTCCACGACACCGATAGTTTCGGATTCTCGGGGTTCGGAAACTCTGCAGGTGCCTATGCCAATCATATGCAACAGACAGAGAATTCCCAGTCGATAGCCAAGGAAGAACCAAGAGACGACTCGTTCTTTGACTCGTTTCTCAACTGAAGCATTGCCACTTGGAAGGTTGACCCCTGTCTGTTGTGGGAGAGTTATCTGTGATGGTCATGGCATCAAAGATTTAACTTTATGTTGTATATGTATATCTTACAAAAGCAATTAGGGGAAATTCTTTTCATTTGTATCAAGTCCATTGAAGCTTAGAGTAGTATCCTGATAGTTGCAGCACGTACACGAAGAAAAGTAGAATATATATAAAGCAAAAACATGTTATAGAGCTTGATGTATTCAATTATTTGGTTTGTTTTTCTGCCAATAAATATTCAATAAACTGACCCCTCTGCATTCCAAACACTGAATGCTCCTTCATTCATGCTGATGCAATTTCACTCATATATATGATTGAGAATTTAGGAGCTTCTTGGGTACCCTGGCTGGCCCTGCATGACAAGTTAATGAATGATTTAAGCTCTGTTTTCTGGGGTGTGTGTGTTTGAGGTTCAGCTAGCCCATGCATGTATCAGAGGACCATTCTAATTTACCATATTCAGCCAATTTTAAAGAATGAAGCAAGGATTATATGTGTTTTAATATTGATGAAAACTTGGAAGTCGTGTGGGCTGTGGCTTCAAGTCTTGGAATGGAGTGATGAATGCTGTATTTTAACAGTGTGGTGTGTAAAAATAGACAGGGCAATAGACAGCCATGCTGGCCCATGCACAGGGCAACAGAGTGTGTCTAAAAACTAGTTAAAATTGCACTTTTAGTCATGTTTTTTTCCCCTGATTTCGAACTTTTGGGTGGTTAgattttaatcttgatataatatttttcaaaatttgacaaTCTTGATAGTTTTTCTATGAAAACTTGATATTGATGTGATAATGCACAACACAGAACCACGTAGGCTTCAAACCaactaaaattaccaaaataataataattacgaaatattaaaaacaaaatttgacaacatataataaaatataaaaggaattttctcaattttaattaataaagaatgcattttatagTACTCACCGTACCATTTAAATGTTAACATtaaaagataatttttttaaagtcaaagccttttataaaattttctaatcgttatttattataatttaaaagcCTCTTAACTgaactaattaaaaaaaattaaatatgaaaaatGCGCTGATTTGGGGGATAAACCTCTACCCCTGTTAATTGTTACTCACATGTAGTTTGTAAATAACTCGCTCAAAACTCGAGTTTGAGatcgaataaataaaattttaatcaactAGAGATTGAGTAATATGGTAGTCagctaatataaaaaaaataaaaaatgtaagATGCTCTCATAGGTAAATTATGAGACGAATCTTTTAACTAGATGAAtcatgataaatatatatattttttttttttgtaaatacaGAGTGTTGTACTGACTACGTATAAATATCAATTAGAATATCTCATAAAAGACCACCAAAAATAGTAAACAATTTTATCATACAACATATTATTTCCCAAAATACCCTCATAATaccattttttatataaaaaaacaaaaaaatttatatgctcaaccttttttattattatgttttaatttttttatgggcTATCCAAATTCCAAATTCTTTCATCAAAGGTTAGTTTGGTAAAAACATTGTACTCATATCTACCACAATTTCCGGAACTAGAGTTGGAGAGATTGTAGTCAAAATATCCGACTTTTCCCCCTCAATAAAGTAGAGGGGGGGACGGGCATAGCCATGCATGTTTTCAGAAATTTtcagagcaaaaacaaaaaagtcAAGCACAAACTGACTCCAAATTATTTGTAAATGTGGACACAAAAAGCACCATATCCCATACAAAcatttttttctgaaaaagtGGACTAAGCCCACATGCACAATACAACCACAAAAATCTAACCATTTCAGTCCCCACCAACGCACCAATCATtctgattttattattatttacctCATACCAATACCATGCCATTGTCACACAAATACCATCATTAATTAACTTATAAATCAACTACTTCATATAACTTGGCAGTGGATAGATATATCAACACTTGACCATGTATCTGTACGCCGCCACCTTCCGCTTTCGCGAGGCGGAGTTGTCCACAGAGAGCACCAGTTTCCCGGCTTCCGCGGCCGCGAACGAGTTGTGGATTGCCTCCTCGGCGGCGCCGACCCGACGCTGCTTCTCCACGGCGATGCTGTACCTACCTTGTGCATTTGGTTGGAATTCAGCGCTGTAATATATTTCCCACCCCCCAACCACTATGTCCCATATAATCGCTGCCCCACCCTGAACAGTAAACAACACATGATATACAGACATGTTTATTCAGCTACTCAGA comes from the Henckelia pumila isolate YLH828 chromosome 1, ASM3356847v2, whole genome shotgun sequence genome and includes:
- the LOC140881853 gene encoding probable WRKY transcription factor 33, whose product is MASSGGSLNTCQSHHQSFSNFSTQYFTSDLLAADQSSSAMNQEKSSFNWVNSDHQKSIEIPKYKSFPPSSLPVSPPPVSPSSYLSIPPSLSPSVLLDSPVLFSSGANVLPSPTTGAFAAKLDQEDTKFSDFSFHSLTRPSHDSASSIFPSNSTDSFRRQQQEKGTFHLLDKRTEFPTIKSALKSEPSQMHSFGSQEISTIQSSLENTSTPQPNQLIQYGQPSQYVREQKRSDDGYNWRKYGQKQVKGSDNPRSYYKCTFPNCPTKKKVERNLDGHITEIVYKGNHNHPKPQSTRRSSSNNSVQNVAYNNFGIQNQSNSFLENGQMESVATPPENSSASFGDDDFEQGSSLSNSKDEDENEPEAKRWKGENENEGISTAGSRTVREPRIVVQTTSDIDILDDGYRWRKYGQKVVKGNPNPRSYYKCTYNGCPVRKHVERASHDLRAVITTYEGKHNHDVPAARGSGSYTMSRPPPTAANNAPTAIRPSAIGTHSNGTSYPNPTRMQTMQHQTPYTLQMLHDTDSFGFSGFGNSAGAYANHMQQTENSQSIAKEEPRDDSFFDSFLN